A window of Sutcliffiella cohnii contains these coding sequences:
- a CDS encoding S8 family serine peptidase — protein sequence MNSCRQFLIISIAVALFFSITQRTYAFQYPERPPLPVSQPISDEETQTVIIRTDEEMHEAIQQIIETQYPTLSIKYTYTEVFHGYSIEGPVLELEKLQKEEGILDVSPVSIYNPHIDESVPFIGGKEIRGIFDEDGDRLTGEGVVVGIIDTGIDYTHPDLASNYIGGYDFVDQDDDPMETKREQGPPTLHGTHVAGIVAANGKMMGVAPEAKIMAYRALGPGGNGTSEQVIAAIERAIKDGVDVLNLSLGNTINGPDWPTSLALDKAVEKGIVAVTSSGNSGPNLWTVGSPGTSTKAISVGASTPPLHIPHIATIFSSEEVEMLPFQGAPKWNLKQAKYYEMEFVGLGEKKDIKDVEGKVVLIERGKIPFTEKVLNAKEQGAIAVIIYNNLEGTFLGGLEMEVDIPVVSISKSDGVFLKNQLKKKRKLMKTKYRWHRDEIASFSSRGPVTHTWEIKPDLVAPGVAIDSTVPNGYIALQGTSMAAPHVAGAAALLKQAHPDWEPSKIKAALMNTTKVLKKGDGEFYSVLEQGTGRIQLKDAMETKSIIQPGSLHYGIYEKIDKREKKDVILQIENVSEKEVKYRFDIPKANKGIIWSIPPSFSLKPGEMKEVTVSLDINPEKLEPGMHEGQITVKADGQEIRLPYLFMIEEPNYPRIQGFQFGYGDKEGSYQYEVFVPEGAEELGIALYEGDTLHFIDFLDWQRDVPRGLLRKEISGEKLKGKGLVKAVIFAKRKEKEDSIEVDLYFD from the coding sequence ATGAATTCGTGCCGTCAATTTCTAATAATATCGATAGCTGTTGCATTATTTTTTTCTATTACCCAACGAACGTATGCCTTTCAATATCCAGAACGTCCACCGTTACCCGTTAGTCAACCTATAAGTGATGAAGAAACACAAACGGTTATTATCCGGACAGATGAAGAAATGCATGAGGCAATCCAACAAATCATTGAAACGCAATACCCTACACTCTCTATTAAATATACATACACAGAAGTATTTCACGGATATTCGATAGAGGGACCGGTACTAGAGTTAGAAAAGCTACAGAAAGAGGAAGGGATACTCGATGTTTCACCTGTTTCTATCTACAACCCACACATTGATGAAAGTGTCCCGTTTATTGGTGGGAAAGAAATAAGAGGCATTTTCGATGAGGATGGAGACCGCTTAACAGGTGAGGGTGTTGTAGTAGGGATCATCGACACTGGTATTGATTATACACATCCAGATTTAGCGAGTAATTATATTGGAGGTTATGATTTCGTCGATCAGGACGATGATCCGATGGAAACAAAGCGTGAACAAGGACCTCCAACACTACATGGAACACACGTTGCTGGAATTGTTGCTGCGAATGGAAAGATGATGGGGGTAGCACCAGAGGCGAAAATTATGGCATATCGAGCACTTGGACCAGGTGGGAATGGCACGAGTGAACAAGTTATTGCTGCTATTGAGCGAGCAATTAAAGACGGAGTAGACGTTTTAAATTTATCACTCGGAAACACGATTAACGGTCCAGACTGGCCAACGAGTCTCGCTTTAGATAAAGCAGTCGAAAAAGGCATTGTTGCAGTCACATCGAGTGGGAATTCGGGACCGAACCTTTGGACAGTAGGCTCACCTGGCACGTCAACAAAGGCGATATCCGTCGGAGCGTCCACCCCTCCATTACACATCCCACACATCGCTACTATTTTCTCGAGCGAAGAAGTAGAAATGCTCCCGTTTCAAGGAGCCCCAAAGTGGAATTTAAAACAAGCAAAGTATTACGAGATGGAGTTTGTCGGTCTCGGTGAGAAAAAAGACATAAAAGATGTAGAAGGAAAAGTAGTATTAATCGAACGGGGGAAAATTCCGTTCACTGAAAAAGTGTTAAATGCGAAAGAACAAGGTGCAATTGCTGTTATCATTTATAATAATTTAGAAGGAACGTTTCTTGGGGGACTAGAGATGGAAGTGGACATACCGGTCGTCTCTATTTCGAAAAGTGACGGGGTATTTTTAAAAAACCAATTGAAAAAGAAAAGAAAATTAATGAAAACGAAATACAGATGGCATCGGGATGAAATTGCTTCTTTTAGTTCAAGAGGACCTGTTACACATACGTGGGAAATTAAACCGGACTTAGTTGCGCCTGGAGTTGCAATTGATAGTACCGTACCAAATGGATATATTGCGCTTCAAGGGACGAGCATGGCAGCACCTCATGTTGCAGGAGCAGCAGCATTACTAAAGCAAGCTCATCCAGATTGGGAACCTTCAAAAATAAAAGCGGCATTAATGAATACAACGAAAGTATTAAAAAAAGGGGATGGAGAATTTTATTCTGTTCTCGAGCAAGGAACAGGTCGTATTCAACTAAAAGATGCAATGGAGACAAAGTCTATCATTCAGCCAGGATCCCTTCATTATGGAATTTACGAAAAAATTGATAAGCGAGAAAAGAAAGATGTTATTCTTCAAATAGAAAATGTTAGTGAAAAAGAAGTAAAATATCGTTTCGATATTCCGAAAGCAAACAAAGGAATTATATGGTCGATTCCCCCATCCTTCTCATTGAAACCAGGAGAAATGAAAGAAGTAACAGTTTCACTCGATATTAACCCGGAAAAGTTAGAACCAGGAATGCATGAAGGTCAAATAACGGTGAAAGCAGATGGGCAAGAAATTCGGTTACCTTACTTATTTATGATCGAAGAACCTAACTATCCGAGAATTCAAGGTTTTCAATTTGGATACGGCGATAAAGAAGGTAGCTATCAATATGAAGTATTTGTTCCAGAAGGTGCAGAAGAGTTAGGAATCGCATTATACGAAGGGGACACGCTTCATTTTATCGATTTTCTTGACTGGCAACGAGATGTACCACGAGGATTGCTTAGAAAAGAAATAAGTGGGGAAAAACTGAAAGGTAAAGGATTAGTAAAAGCAGTTATTTTTGCGAAAAGAAAAGAGAAAGAAGATTCCATTGAAGTGGATCTATATTTCGATTAA